The window AGCAGCAGACGCAGGCCGCCGCCGCGCGCGACCGTGGAGGCCGCCTTGCGCTGGAAGGCCGTGCCCACGGCGTTGCTGGCGGCCCCCATCACGGCGAAGCACGCGGCCAACCCGATCACACGTCCACCATGCCCGACCGGCGCCGTGCCGTCCTGCGGTCGGACGGGCCATACATCGGGCTTATGAGTCCATAGACGGGACCCGCGTACTAACTTAGGTTTGCCTTAGTTTAAGGTTGCCGACGAGTCGAACATCCTCGCTCGAAGGGAACCTGATCATGCCCCGCCCCCTGCGGGTAGCCATCGTCGGAGCCGGCCCCGCCGGGATCTACGCCGCCGATGCCCTCCTCAAGTCCGACGTGGCCACCGAGCCGGGCGTGTCCATCGACCTCTTCGAGCGCATGCCGGCCCCGTTCGGCCTGATCCGCTACGGGGTCGCGCCCGACCACCCCCGTATCAAGGGCATCGTCACGGCCCTCCACCAGGTGCTCGACAAGCCTCAGATCCGGCTCTTCGGCAACGTCGACTACCCGGGCGACATCAGCCTGGACGATCTGCGCGCGTTCTACGACGCCGTGATCTTCTCCACCGGCGCGACGGCCGACCGGGCGCTGCCCGTACCCGGCATCGAGCTGGACGGCTCGTACGGCGCGGCCGACTTCGTCTCCTGGTACGACGGGCACCCGGACGTGCCGCGCACCTGGCCGCTGACGGCGCGGAAGGTCGCCGTGCTCGGAGTCGGCAACGTCGCCCTGGACGTGGCCCGCATCCTGGCCAAGACGGCCGACGAGCTGCTGCCGACCGAGATCCCGCCGAACGTGCACGAGGGCCTGAAGGCCAACGAGGCCGTGGAGATCCACGTGTTCGGCCGCCGGGGCCCCGCACAGGCCAAGTTCAGCCCGATGGAGCTGCGGGAGCTGGACCACTCCCCCACGATCGAGGTCGTCGTCGACCCCGAGGACATCGACTACGACGAGGGCTCCATCGCGACCCGGCGCGGCAACAAGCAGGCCGACATGGTCGCCAAGACGCTGGAGAACTGGGCGATCCGCGACGTCGGCGACCGGCCGCACAAGCTGTTCCTGCACTTCTTCGAGTCCCCGTCCGAGATCCTCGGCGAGGACGGCCGGGTCGTCGGCCTGCGCACCGAGCGCACGGAACTCGACGGCACCGGCAACGTCAAGGGCACCGGCACCTTCAAGGACTGGGACGTCACGGCCGTCTACCGCGCCGTGGGCTACCTCTCCGACAAGCTGCCCAAGCTGCCCTGGGACCTGGAGTCGGGCACGGTCCCGGACGAGGGCGGCCGGATCATCGCCGAGTCCGGCGAGCACGTGCAGTCCCTGTACGTCACCGGCTGGATCCGGCGCGGCCCCGTGGGCCTCATCGGCCACACCAAGGGCGACGCCAACGAGACGGTCGCCAACCTGCTGGACGACTTCGCGAACGAGCGCCTGCACACCCCCGCCTCGCCCGCCCCGGACGCCGTCGACGCCTTCCTCGCCGAGCGGAACGTCCGCTTCACCACCTGGGAGGGCTGGCACCGCCTGGACGCCGCCGAGAAGGCCCTGGGCGAGCCGCAGGGCCGCGAGCGCGTGAAGATCGTCGAACGCGAGGACATGCTCCGGGCGAGCGGCGCGTAGTCCCGCAGGCCCGCACGGATCTCGGGCCCGCACGGATTTCGACACGAGACGAGCCGTGACCCCTCACGGGGCACGGCTCGTCTCGCTGTGCGGGAAACAGGTGCGCGCGGGCGCACGCACCGCCCCGCCGGGTCGCCTAGCGGTTCGTGCACACGTTCCCGGCGGCGGGGTTGAGCAGGCCGATCAGGTCGATCGAGTTGCCGCACAGGTTGAGGCCGAGGTCGATGGGGAGCTGGATGACGTTGCCGGAGAGCACCCCGGGGCTGTTGCTCGCCGTGCCGGTCGCGCCGGCGTCGGCCGCGGCGGTTCCCGCGCACGTCATCAGAGCCGCACCAG of the Streptomyces sp. NBC_01788 genome contains:
- a CDS encoding FAD-dependent oxidoreductase; amino-acid sequence: MPRPLRVAIVGAGPAGIYAADALLKSDVATEPGVSIDLFERMPAPFGLIRYGVAPDHPRIKGIVTALHQVLDKPQIRLFGNVDYPGDISLDDLRAFYDAVIFSTGATADRALPVPGIELDGSYGAADFVSWYDGHPDVPRTWPLTARKVAVLGVGNVALDVARILAKTADELLPTEIPPNVHEGLKANEAVEIHVFGRRGPAQAKFSPMELRELDHSPTIEVVVDPEDIDYDEGSIATRRGNKQADMVAKTLENWAIRDVGDRPHKLFLHFFESPSEILGEDGRVVGLRTERTELDGTGNVKGTGTFKDWDVTAVYRAVGYLSDKLPKLPWDLESGTVPDEGGRIIAESGEHVQSLYVTGWIRRGPVGLIGHTKGDANETVANLLDDFANERLHTPASPAPDAVDAFLAERNVRFTTWEGWHRLDAAEKALGEPQGRERVKIVEREDMLRASGA
- a CDS encoding chaplin, with the translated sequence MRIRMTAAAALAGAALMTCAGTAAADAGATGTASNSPGVLSGNVIQLPIDLGLNLCGNSIDLIGLLNPAAGNVCTNR